In Treponema sp. J25, a single genomic region encodes these proteins:
- a CDS encoding aconitate hydratase, with protein MGMTVTEKILQNHLVEGTLERGKEIGIRIDQTLTQDATGTMAYLQFETMGLERVKTELSVSYVDHNTLQEDYKNMDDHRYLQTVAARYGIWFSRPGNGICHQVHLECFGLPGKTLLGSDSHTPTGGGLGMLAIGAGGLDVAVAMGGGPFYLVMPKIIGVHLVGRLQGAASAKDIILELLRRETVKGGVGSIYEYFGEGVRSLTVTQRATITNMGAELGATTSLFPSDEVTRRYLKERGRGDGWIPLQADPDAQYDRIIEIDLSKLTPLAAQPHSPDNVAPIAELAGIPVDQVVIGSCTNSSLDDLAVVAEMVRGKVVHPRVSAGIAPGSRTTLLAAEEAGILKELIRAGFRILESACGPCIGMGFAPKSGGISLRTFNRNFEGRSGTPDARVYLVSPETAAAAAINGVITDPNTLSFRRPQVSSYYQRALKQAKDGMLIAPLPLEEAQNVTIERGPNIKPCPTPRPVEDRLEAPILIKTGDNVSTDDIMPAGAKVLPLRSNIPEISKFVFHRFDPDFWKRAQEAGKGIVIGGTNYGQGSSREHAALAPMYLGVRAVLVKSFARIHKANLVNYGILPLVFANPLDYDTIEAGHVLKIEGLHSFLEGNGKEILVTNVTTGKTFSAILDVDGRSRKILRAGGLVPYTKGLSS; from the coding sequence ATGGGCATGACGGTTACGGAAAAAATACTTCAGAATCACCTGGTAGAGGGTACCCTTGAACGGGGAAAGGAAATTGGTATTCGCATAGACCAAACCCTTACCCAGGATGCCACAGGAACCATGGCATACTTACAGTTTGAAACCATGGGGCTTGAACGGGTAAAGACGGAACTCTCTGTTTCCTATGTGGATCATAATACCCTTCAGGAAGATTATAAAAACATGGATGACCATCGGTATCTCCAGACGGTGGCCGCCCGTTATGGGATCTGGTTTTCTCGGCCCGGCAATGGTATCTGCCACCAGGTACACCTGGAATGTTTCGGCTTACCCGGAAAAACGCTATTGGGCTCTGATTCCCACACCCCCACCGGCGGAGGCCTGGGCATGCTTGCCATTGGAGCGGGGGGCCTCGATGTGGCGGTTGCCATGGGGGGTGGGCCCTTCTACCTGGTGATGCCTAAAATCATTGGGGTGCATCTGGTGGGGCGCCTCCAGGGAGCCGCTTCTGCGAAGGATATTATCCTTGAACTGTTACGGCGAGAAACCGTAAAAGGTGGGGTAGGATCAATTTACGAGTACTTTGGAGAGGGAGTTCGTTCCCTTACCGTTACCCAGCGGGCTACTATTACGAACATGGGCGCAGAACTTGGCGCCACCACCTCTCTCTTCCCCTCCGATGAGGTTACCCGTCGCTACCTTAAAGAACGGGGGCGGGGAGATGGTTGGATTCCCCTGCAGGCTGATCCGGATGCCCAGTACGATCGGATCATTGAGATCGATCTTTCTAAACTTACGCCCCTTGCCGCGCAGCCCCATTCACCGGACAATGTGGCGCCCATAGCAGAGCTGGCAGGAATTCCCGTAGACCAGGTGGTCATCGGCTCCTGTACCAATTCATCCCTCGATGACCTTGCGGTGGTGGCGGAAATGGTGCGGGGTAAGGTGGTGCATCCTCGGGTTTCTGCGGGTATTGCTCCGGGAAGTCGTACTACGCTGTTAGCGGCAGAAGAGGCGGGCATTCTTAAAGAACTTATCCGGGCAGGATTCCGTATTCTGGAAAGCGCCTGTGGTCCCTGTATCGGTATGGGCTTTGCGCCTAAATCGGGGGGGATAAGCCTGCGGACCTTTAATCGAAACTTTGAAGGCCGCTCTGGTACCCCTGACGCGCGGGTGTACCTGGTATCCCCCGAAACCGCTGCAGCGGCGGCTATCAACGGCGTTATTACCGATCCCAATACGCTCTCGTTCCGCCGACCCCAGGTCTCCTCCTACTATCAACGGGCCCTTAAACAGGCGAAGGATGGAATGCTCATTGCCCCCCTTCCCCTGGAAGAGGCCCAGAACGTCACCATTGAACGGGGACCCAATATTAAGCCCTGCCCCACTCCAAGGCCCGTGGAAGACAGGCTGGAAGCCCCCATTCTCATTAAGACGGGGGACAATGTTTCCACCGATGATATCATGCCTGCGGGCGCAAAGGTCTTACCCCTTCGTTCCAATATTCCAGAAATTTCCAAGTTTGTGTTCCATCGATTTGACCCCGATTTCTGGAAACGGGCCCAAGAGGCAGGAAAGGGGATTGTCATTGGGGGAACCAATTATGGCCAGGGTTCTTCCCGGGAACACGCGGCCCTGGCGCCCATGTATCTTGGGGTGCGGGCGGTGCTGGTTAAGTCCTTTGCCCGGATTCACAAGGCAAACCTGGTGAATTATGGAATCCTTCCCCTGGTGTTTGCAAATCCCCTCGATTACGATACGATAGAAGCCGGCCATGTCCTTAAAATAGAGGGGCTCCACTCTTTCCTGGAAGGAAATGGGAAGGAGATCCTCGTAACCAACGTGACCACCGGCAAAACCTTTTCGGCTATTCTTGATGTGGATGGCCGTTCCCGAAAAATCCTGCGGGCCGGGGGATTGGTGCCTTACACGAAGGGGCTGAGTAGCTAG
- a CDS encoding ATP-binding protein: MNIKKAFLSAIDDFRLVNAKDRICIGFSGGKDSLILTYLLSELLQWKRLEISVRAVHVIQTKEDANLFSQYYEKLLRSWNVELTLISVPAACPVDGPSSCYSCSIQRREQLMHFAYAQGYTKIALGHHLDDILTTFLMNSCLHGKAEAMAVRRFYPSFGVTLIRPLAYISEESISRFVQKEGWPTITCQCASKNIDSRLDFRKRLECLTRGSLEQKRKLFTALQSLGAVSDMEIHFGK, translated from the coding sequence ATGAATATTAAAAAGGCCTTTCTTTCAGCAATAGATGATTTTCGTCTTGTAAATGCAAAAGATCGCATCTGTATTGGTTTTTCGGGAGGAAAGGACTCTCTTATTCTTACCTATCTTTTGTCTGAGCTTCTTCAATGGAAAAGATTAGAAATTTCTGTGCGGGCGGTGCATGTGATACAAACCAAAGAAGATGCCAATCTTTTTTCCCAGTATTATGAAAAACTCCTTCGGTCCTGGAACGTGGAACTCACTTTAATATCTGTGCCGGCCGCTTGCCCTGTGGATGGCCCTTCCTCCTGTTATTCCTGTTCGATCCAACGGCGGGAACAGCTGATGCATTTTGCCTACGCCCAGGGGTATACCAAAATTGCCCTAGGACATCATCTGGATGATATCCTTACCACCTTTCTTATGAATAGCTGTCTTCATGGGAAAGCCGAAGCAATGGCTGTTCGTAGGTTTTATCCCTCCTTTGGGGTTACCCTGATTCGTCCCCTTGCCTATATCAGCGAGGAAAGTATAAGTCGTTTTGTGCAAAAAGAGGGGTGGCCTACGATTACCTGTCAGTGTGCATCAAAAAATATCGATTCTCGGTTGGATTTTAGAAAGCGCCTTGAATGTCTTACCCGGGGGTCCCTTGAACAAAAACGCAAACTCTTTACGGCTCTTCAAAGCCTGGGCGCCGTCTCCGACATGGAAATCCATTTTGGAAAATGA
- a CDS encoding PilZ domain-containing protein, producing the protein MATAIKRIEKEFLLKVLADEQLPLMCFYNRLHYTLVVQKVGKETFELKANTPIQGLKTGIKLNFVFDYRGQVISFSARVITYKEEFLTVENPEFFYKNLSRSYSRVQAPRDLVIQFTFHGDRYNLDYPKVQEYEIEEINTLVEHFDPKNIKGIIQQLASWAAETTSGYKLVIFKDTKPTSREEKLLAETGKALFLPSTYTGIPKTDPYPKPRIITEDIFVHYLLRSGVDKIYVDDAIARFIKSKQDDSIFSDLWVPILFQEYVIGYIHLWIDTEGKPPFDFSTLDTAYQFAKVLAFSLKENGYFEQGKVKKTSFQGRIMDISASGMLFAYPLSPLSSALLPDSELDVELITPRRTIKTIAKIVRRYTDASTGYFGCRFQDIAPEDMRFLFEYIYGKPFTDQDAQFLSGNV; encoded by the coding sequence ATGGCCACAGCAATCAAACGAATAGAAAAGGAATTCCTTCTAAAGGTTCTTGCGGATGAGCAACTTCCTCTCATGTGCTTTTATAATCGCCTCCATTATACCCTGGTGGTACAAAAGGTAGGTAAGGAAACCTTTGAGTTAAAGGCCAACACCCCCATTCAAGGCCTTAAAACAGGGATAAAATTAAATTTTGTCTTTGATTATCGAGGACAGGTGATTTCCTTTTCGGCACGGGTTATTACCTATAAAGAAGAATTCCTTACCGTAGAAAATCCTGAGTTCTTTTATAAGAATCTTTCCCGTTCGTATTCACGGGTTCAGGCACCCCGGGACTTAGTCATTCAATTTACCTTTCATGGCGATCGATATAACTTGGATTATCCTAAAGTCCAGGAATACGAAATTGAAGAAATTAATACATTAGTAGAACACTTTGATCCTAAAAACATAAAAGGAATTATTCAGCAACTCGCCAGTTGGGCGGCAGAAACCACTTCGGGCTACAAACTGGTTATTTTTAAGGATACCAAGCCTACAAGCCGGGAAGAAAAGCTCCTGGCAGAAACAGGGAAAGCCCTTTTCTTGCCCTCTACCTATACGGGTATCCCTAAAACGGACCCTTACCCTAAACCTCGTATCATTACCGAGGACATTTTTGTCCATTATCTTTTGCGTTCTGGGGTTGATAAAATATATGTGGATGACGCCATTGCCCGGTTCATAAAATCGAAACAGGATGACTCAATTTTCTCGGATCTCTGGGTTCCCATCCTTTTTCAGGAATATGTGATTGGCTATATTCACCTCTGGATTGATACGGAAGGGAAACCTCCCTTTGATTTTTCCACCCTTGATACAGCCTATCAATTTGCAAAAGTCCTGGCTTTTTCTCTTAAAGAAAATGGGTATTTTGAACAAGGAAAAGTAAAAAAGACTTCTTTTCAGGGACGTATTATGGACATAAGCGCGTCAGGGATGCTTTTTGCCTATCCCCTTTCCCCCCTTTCTTCGGCCCTTTTACCCGACAGCGAACTGGATGTGGAACTGATTACACCCCGCAGGACAATCAAAACAATTGCTAAAATTGTTCGGCGGTATACCGATGCTTCGACCGGCTATTTTGGTTGCCGGTTTCAGGACATTGCTCCCGAGGATATGCGTTTTCTATTTGAATATATTTATGGGAAGCCCTTTACGGACCAGGATGCCCAGTTTTTGAGTGGTAATGTGTAA
- a CDS encoding late competence development ComFB family protein: MEIHNTTEDTVLQLVHEIYDAIEQEGKPDRPCTCYQCRLDTACYVLNRVPPRYVISSRGAARSESEFIERQQEDADIVSLIYEGINKISRSKRPHFPHTSAEQKPSHPILGPVFNIPTIIGRAFNGSNFEPMTDIDVELLSEGKRARMIDPNWQNPFHLVANTAGTFTFWPEPVPAKKVGLQHTFSFAVRIEAPGFETLLHYFEVSVTSEERAQWSFSLQRTHKLPDLYLFPPGGEDS, from the coding sequence ATGGAAATCCACAACACCACCGAAGATACGGTACTGCAACTGGTCCATGAGATATACGATGCAATTGAACAGGAAGGAAAACCAGACCGTCCCTGTACGTGCTATCAATGTCGTCTTGATACGGCCTGCTATGTGCTCAATCGGGTGCCCCCCCGGTATGTGATTTCGTCCCGGGGAGCGGCCCGTTCAGAAAGCGAGTTTATCGAGCGACAACAGGAAGATGCAGATATTGTAAGTCTCATCTACGAAGGGATTAACAAAATCTCCCGTTCGAAACGGCCCCACTTTCCCCATACCTCTGCTGAGCAGAAACCAAGCCATCCTATACTGGGGCCAGTGTTCAATATACCTACCATCATTGGCCGGGCTTTTAATGGAAGCAACTTTGAGCCTATGACCGATATCGATGTTGAATTATTGAGCGAAGGCAAGCGGGCCCGGATGATCGATCCCAACTGGCAGAATCCCTTTCATCTTGTAGCAAATACGGCGGGGACTTTCACGTTTTGGCCAGAACCGGTGCCCGCAAAAAAGGTGGGGCTCCAGCACACCTTCTCTTTTGCGGTTCGTATCGAGGCTCCCGGATTTGAAACTCTGCTGCACTATTTTGAAGTTTCCGTAACCAGTGAAGAACGTGCCCAGTGGTCTTTTTCACTGCAACGGACCCATAAACTCCCCGACCTGTATCTCTTTCCCCCGGGAGGGGAAGATAGCTAA
- a CDS encoding HD domain-containing protein — MQRDVRVLLDQGYGEPIRCNVWGHIYLSPPLGELYRSRPFQRLQRIKQLGPTFLVYPGATHTRAAHSLGVYHLARRLIRALVDRGADAWVSPTGLMSFLCAALLHDLGHFPYTHSLKELPLSRHEELSATIILQDEVKYLVGRTGADPYMTAAIIDDELPCQENREVLFYRKLLSGVLDPDKLDYLTRDAHSCGVPYGIQDVDFIIHHLWPHPQHGLMIDERGISSVEALLFSKYLMYRAVYWQRDVRSATAMIKKAIFLALKEGLLQKEALYNLDDQGLIALGKKLPAPVSALVTMVEEGKLYPQIAEYPPEPTYLATLSALEQRESQEEVLRQKLQERSGIPFTKGDLIIDIPEEISFETNLFIREDSREFPERSTVFSREVIQSFTASIRHIRVFVHPDRFSAIQGSPKLRDVLQNPLDWLHLS; from the coding sequence ATGCAGAGGGATGTACGGGTCCTCCTCGATCAGGGCTATGGAGAGCCGATCCGCTGTAACGTATGGGGGCATATCTATCTTTCTCCGCCGTTGGGAGAACTGTATCGTTCTCGGCCTTTCCAGCGGCTCCAGCGGATAAAACAACTGGGGCCGACCTTCCTGGTGTATCCGGGGGCCACCCATACCCGGGCGGCCCATTCCCTGGGGGTGTATCATTTAGCCCGGCGGCTCATTCGGGCACTTGTTGACCGGGGTGCCGATGCATGGGTAAGTCCCACGGGGCTTATGTCCTTCCTCTGCGCTGCCCTTTTACACGATCTGGGGCATTTCCCGTACACCCATTCCTTAAAAGAACTTCCCCTCAGCCGACACGAAGAGCTTTCTGCCACCATTATCCTTCAGGATGAAGTAAAGTACCTGGTAGGCCGGACTGGCGCAGACCCGTACATGACGGCGGCTATTATCGATGACGAACTTCCCTGTCAGGAAAATAGGGAAGTCCTTTTTTACCGAAAACTCCTTTCGGGGGTGCTTGACCCGGACAAACTGGACTACCTTACCCGGGATGCCCACTCCTGTGGGGTCCCCTATGGGATTCAGGATGTGGATTTTATTATCCATCACCTCTGGCCCCATCCCCAACACGGTCTTATGATAGACGAGCGGGGGATTTCCAGCGTGGAGGCCCTCCTTTTTTCGAAGTACCTCATGTATCGGGCCGTATACTGGCAACGGGATGTGCGAAGCGCCACGGCGATGATAAAAAAAGCCATTTTTCTTGCCCTAAAGGAAGGCCTTCTGCAAAAAGAAGCCCTCTACAACCTGGATGACCAGGGGCTTATAGCATTAGGGAAAAAACTTCCTGCCCCTGTCAGTGCCCTGGTAACTATGGTAGAAGAGGGAAAACTTTACCCTCAAATAGCAGAATATCCTCCCGAGCCGACATATCTGGCAACTCTTTCAGCGTTAGAACAGCGGGAATCCCAAGAAGAGGTGCTCCGTCAAAAGCTGCAAGAGCGAAGCGGCATTCCTTTTACGAAGGGCGACCTCATCATCGATATTCCTGAAGAAATTTCCTTTGAAACGAACCTTTTTATTCGAGAGGATAGTCGGGAATTCCCTGAAAGGAGTACCGTTTTTTCCCGGGAGGTAATCCAGTCGTTTACCGCTTCGATCCGACATATTCGGGTCTTTGTTCATCCCGACCGGTTTTCTGCCATTCAAGGGAGTCCAAAACTTCGGGATGTCTTGCAAAATCCCCTGGATTGGTTACACTTATCGTAG